One Thioclava electrotropha DNA segment encodes these proteins:
- a CDS encoding autoinducer 2 ABC transporter substrate-binding protein translates to MKLGFIPAAAFAVAMATPALAQQVVDTSNVDKEMLSSDKTYHIATVVKVDGIAWFDRMRDGVKQFGDDTGSDTWMVGPSQADAAAQVQLIENLIAQGVDAIAVVPFSVEAVEPVLKKARDRGIVVVSHEASNIKNVDYDIEAFDNKAYGAELMDHLAKQMGEKGKYVATVGSLTSKSQNEWIDGAIERQKEAYPDMSLATDRLETYDDANTDYNKLKEALTAHPDIAGVVGGPMPTSAGAGRLIAEGGLQGKLHFAGTGLPSVAGQYISQGDISYIQFWDPAVAGYAMNMIALAELKARDSGKDHADIKAGTNLGLEGYTDLKEADSADAKVLYGAGWVGVTKDNMDQYDF, encoded by the coding sequence ATGAAGCTCGGATTCATTCCGGCCGCTGCATTCGCGGTCGCCATGGCCACCCCGGCACTGGCGCAGCAGGTTGTTGACACGAGCAATGTCGACAAGGAAATGCTCAGCTCCGACAAGACCTATCACATCGCGACCGTTGTGAAGGTGGACGGCATCGCGTGGTTCGACCGGATGCGTGACGGCGTGAAGCAGTTCGGCGACGATACCGGCAGCGACACCTGGATGGTCGGCCCCTCGCAGGCGGATGCGGCAGCGCAGGTGCAGCTGATCGAGAACCTGATCGCGCAGGGCGTGGACGCCATCGCCGTCGTGCCGTTCTCGGTGGAAGCGGTCGAGCCGGTGCTCAAGAAGGCCCGTGATCGCGGTATCGTCGTGGTCAGCCACGAAGCCTCGAACATCAAAAATGTCGATTACGACATCGAAGCCTTCGACAACAAAGCCTATGGCGCGGAGCTGATGGACCACCTCGCCAAGCAGATGGGCGAGAAGGGCAAATATGTCGCCACCGTCGGCTCGCTGACCTCGAAGTCGCAAAACGAGTGGATCGACGGCGCGATCGAGCGTCAGAAGGAAGCCTATCCGGACATGTCGCTCGCGACGGATCGTCTGGAGACCTATGACGACGCCAACACCGACTACAACAAGCTGAAAGAGGCGCTGACCGCGCATCCCGACATCGCCGGTGTCGTAGGTGGTCCGATGCCGACCTCGGCGGGCGCCGGTCGTCTGATCGCTGAAGGCGGTCTGCAGGGCAAGCTGCACTTCGCGGGCACGGGTCTTCCGTCGGTCGCGGGTCAGTACATCTCGCAGGGCGATATCAGCTACATCCAGTTCTGGGATCCGGCGGTTGCTGGCTACGCGATGAACATGATCGCACTGGCCGAGCTGAAAGCGCGTGATTCGGGCAAGGACCATGCCGATATTAAGGCGGGCACCAACCTCGGTCTCGAAGGCTATACCGATCTCAAGGAAGCCGATAGCGCGGACGCGAAAGTGCTCTACGGGGCCGGCTGGGTCGGCGTGACCAAGGACAACATGGATCAATACGACTTCTGA
- a CDS encoding DeoR/GlpR family DNA-binding transcription regulator codes for MTRPSRQQERIDQITALLDVSPALRLRDLSEQMGVTEMTLRRDAAQPEAGFACRGGYIVTTRTTEHYDFDAQMNRAIDAKRAAAGHALDLVPEGAVVFLDTGTTLPHLARLLAQGKARRIITHCLTTAEILQGRSSVPVEFLGGEIKSSTRSCHAGNPHDRLAPLNIDVAFLSAGGLDSDGALSCSHDYEVPLKRAAIELSKQCFVVMDASKIGQRKPVVFASLDEVSGVVTEAGLLAAAQLKM; via the coding sequence GTGACCAGACCCAGCCGCCAACAAGAGCGGATCGACCAGATAACCGCCTTGCTCGATGTCTCGCCCGCCCTGCGTTTGCGCGACCTGTCCGAGCAGATGGGCGTGACCGAGATGACCCTGCGGCGCGACGCGGCGCAGCCCGAAGCGGGGTTTGCCTGCCGCGGCGGCTATATCGTCACCACCCGCACGACCGAGCATTACGACTTCGACGCGCAGATGAACCGCGCCATCGACGCCAAGCGCGCGGCGGCGGGTCATGCGCTGGATCTGGTGCCCGAGGGGGCAGTCGTGTTCCTCGATACCGGGACGACGCTGCCCCATCTCGCGCGGCTCCTCGCACAGGGCAAAGCGCGACGAATCATCACCCATTGTCTGACCACGGCGGAGATCCTTCAGGGGCGCAGCAGCGTCCCGGTCGAGTTTCTGGGCGGCGAAATCAAGTCGAGTACGCGCTCCTGCCATGCGGGAAATCCGCACGACCGATTGGCGCCTTTGAACATTGATGTAGCGTTCCTGTCGGCGGGCGGGCTCGATTCCGACGGGGCGCTTAGCTGTTCGCATGACTATGAAGTCCCTTTGAAACGTGCGGCGATAGAGCTTTCAAAACAGTGTTTTGTCGTCATGGACGCCAGCAAGATCGGCCAGCGAAAGCCCGTCGTTTTCGCGTCTCTCGACGAGGTTTCCGGCGTCGTCACCGAGGCCGGACTTCTCGCTGCAGCGCAGCTTAAGATGTAG
- a CDS encoding sulfurtransferase yields MTRLARISAAVATGAALFAASSAMASDLGPLVTPSELNAEIDTVDPVLLDIRTGSYEKGHIDGAVYAPYSLFRGPDDNPGQVPPIAKLQASFEQIGLEPDRPIVIIAQGDTDTDFGAAARVYWTLKSTGFTELSILNGGTTAWANAGLPMSDVTENLMPTDLDLTWNDRWTAETPAVSDLVNGKGKAVLVDARPPAFFEGKKAHSAASRPGTLPGAENLPYTKFFRSGATVIDAKTDAAALKEQLGIKDGEEVVSFCNTGHWAATDWFAMSELAGIDNVKLYPGSMVEYSQTDGEMANTPGLLQNLLNQLTGG; encoded by the coding sequence ATGACCCGTCTCGCACGTATTTCCGCAGCCGTCGCGACCGGCGCTGCTCTCTTCGCCGCCAGCTCTGCGATGGCCAGCGATCTCGGCCCGCTCGTCACCCCGAGCGAGCTGAACGCCGAGATCGACACCGTCGATCCGGTGCTGCTCGACATTCGCACCGGCAGCTACGAAAAAGGCCATATCGACGGAGCCGTCTATGCGCCCTATTCGCTGTTCCGCGGCCCGGATGACAATCCCGGTCAGGTGCCGCCGATCGCGAAGCTGCAGGCGTCCTTCGAGCAGATCGGGCTCGAGCCCGACCGCCCCATCGTGATCATCGCGCAGGGCGATACCGATACTGACTTCGGCGCAGCCGCACGCGTCTACTGGACGCTGAAAAGCACTGGCTTCACCGAGCTGTCGATCCTGAACGGTGGCACGACCGCCTGGGCCAACGCTGGCCTGCCGATGTCGGACGTGACCGAAAACCTGATGCCGACCGATCTCGATTTGACGTGGAACGACCGCTGGACGGCGGAGACGCCCGCCGTGAGCGATCTCGTCAACGGCAAGGGCAAGGCTGTGCTCGTCGATGCGCGTCCGCCCGCCTTCTTCGAGGGCAAGAAAGCGCACTCCGCCGCTTCGCGTCCCGGCACCCTGCCCGGCGCCGAGAACCTGCCCTACACCAAGTTCTTCCGCTCGGGCGCGACGGTCATCGACGCGAAAACCGATGCGGCCGCTCTGAAAGAGCAGCTGGGCATCAAGGACGGCGAAGAGGTCGTGTCCTTCTGCAATACCGGGCATTGGGCGGCGACCGACTGGTTCGCCATGTCCGAACTTGCAGGCATCGACAACGTGAAGCTCTATCCAGGGTCGATGGTGGAATACTCCCAGACCGACGGTGAGATGGCGAACACGCCCGGTCTGTTGCAGAACCTTCTGAACCAGCTCACCGGAGGCTGA